A segment of the Arachis hypogaea cultivar Tifrunner chromosome 5, arahy.Tifrunner.gnm2.J5K5, whole genome shotgun sequence genome:
taaaaaataaatttaattagtagcattaaattaagatatagtgtatttttatttaattagtggTTGTTCATCTTATTTAAGATAGTCATTATTTACCTAGCATTTCCTATTATCAAATTGATGAATGACTGTGATTAGATCCAATTTGTCTCTCAAAATAAGGACACCTCGTCAGGATTGTCTTATTTATGAAAGAAAATACTGCCTTCCGGTTCCACACTAAGAAATAAGAATACCCACTAAGTATTGATTTGATCCATCTTAATATTAATTTGTAAAacatatgtaaattttttttatcaacttttcgAAAAATGAACGAGTGTCTTGTTAATTATCCAATTCTCTTGTTTCAAAGTCTAATTAGTGTAGAAGAAATAACATGCATGTTTCATTCTTAAGATAGGAAAATAATCTTACaataattaaatgaaaataaattaaccccctccttctctctctctctctttatttccAAGTTCAAATTTATTCCATTATTAATTAGAGAGAGAGATAGCAAAGTTTCCATTCTAGCAACTTTAATTCACGAGCATTGTTCATTCATTTCAGTACTCGGATTTAGGTTTCTTGAATGGAACTACCACGGCCCTTTATGATTATCATTACTAGTAGTTCCGGCGGCATTGCCCTGATTAGGCAATAGTAACTCATCAATTAAGaaatcatcatcgtcatcatcatcagttCCAACAGTGAGGTCACCAAAATTGTCAAGATCACCAAAATCCACTGAATCAGCGAAATCTCTAAACCCAAATAATTCTTCATTAGCTTCAGCCGGTGGAACCACCAACACGTTCTCATTACCAACAGGAAACAGAACCGACCCGTTACTCTTATCTTCAAAGAACAATCCTCCAAAAAAATCATCATCCGGTTCATCATTAGGAACAACAACATCTTCTAAATTCTTCTGTTGTTGCTCTGCATTAAATAACAATTCATCTTGCACACTGCTATCAACTTCACCAGAAATAATCAGTGGCTGCACCGCCACTGCTGATGGAGGCGCCGGTGGTGGCTGCGACGAAATTGACACTTCAGAGCGGCGGGTTCTTATTATGTTGTTTCTAACCGCCTTCAACTTGTCGTCAACATAGGTGACAAAACGGTCCAACTCATCATCGCTAAAATCAGTTATAGGCCTATGTTCGTTATAGATTTTATGCAGGAAGATGGCCATCTCTTTCTGATCGTTAAGTTTCTTGAGCTTCTCAAGTTGCTTCTCCATCCAAATCACCTTCTGTTGCCTGTACTCCTGATGAGTTACCATTCTGCTCGACCGCTCTGGCTCCGGAATCTCCTCAAACCTCTCCACGATCTCTTTAGCCTCCTCCACTGACGGCCATACTGTAGGACTCTTGTCCCCTGAACATGTTAGTTTATGTCAGAGATATAATTAGTCATCTGTCAATATTATTATTTGTTGTGGGTACTTAATgaacaataatttatatttatatttacaagaattttgtatataaaaaataaataatttgtacttatatttattaaaatgtatccatataaattagtaaaattattcattaaaactaatttagtatttatactgATTAAATAATGACAAACATATTAAAAATTGCTAAccctcaaaattttctttttttttttatgaacttAACTTTTTAAAGGGTGAAGTTGATATAATTTGTTACGATTTAAATCTATATTCAAATGCAAATTGAAATTGTACCTGGACCAAAGATGGCAATACAAGCCTGAATGTCACAAAGGATGGCGAGCTGCTCCAATTTCTTCAACAATCCAGCACGTCTCTTTCTGAATGTAGCTTTCCTTGAATTCATATCATCTATAAGTTGTAGTTTCACCCTCCTCTTCATTTTTGGGAGTTCAtcatcattgttgttgttggctgCCATCTCATACTGTCTTGCTAGTTCTGCAAATGACACCCTCCTTTCCTGGGGAGCGGAAAACAGGTTAAGACCGTTGTTATCCATCAAACAATGCTGCAAAAACTAACACAAATGGtgtgtgtatgtatgtatgtttttTTATGGTGGTGTTCTCCCCACACTGATCTATTTATAGAGATATGAAAttctcattttctctttttttttcattggcaTTAACAACAGTGTTGACACAGCATTTTCTCTGATAATATTTtagaatctaaaaaataaatgttttattcaaaaaattttgggtatcatatttaaatttgagaTATGTTATACATATTTTGTAGATtggtacattttttttttttttgacttctAGAAGATGTTTTaatattagagagagaaaattttaaTGCTAAAGAAAAAAactatcttatattttttttaggatttagttaatttatatttaaagtgtataataatatatttttttaaatataaaaattttatttttcaataatttttatttttttatgtttttaaaatgcCCCTTTAAAACTCATGACAGTAAGATTTTTTAATGATTATACAAGAGGTGTGGTATATGTATTTTTTCTCTTCCAATTTAAAAGTTATTAGATGGTGCATAATCAAATATTTAAAGTTACATGAAATTGGTTAAAGTACTAACCGTCTTTGAGTGAAtgcaaattgattttttttttaattttttttatagtgtaGTTGTTAGTTGTTGGTTGACTTCTAATTGTATAAGAGTCTCGTTATTAAAAAGATAATGACTTATCTGTACGATGTGTATAATGAGTtatatgagttacaaaatgatcatcatttataatatttagaataaccatctgcgtactagggataataaatatctcatgtcataaaaccactcatcccaaaaacttaaaCTGATTTTGGAATTCTTGACCTTTTAGATCTAGAACTCTAATTTCATGTCataataccactcatcccaataacattaataattaatttttaatattccttaaacctccattgtacgcaTTGTACAGATATTCTATTGGCTCCCCATACTTTTCTATTGTATAATTAACATTTTCGGAAGTGATTATACATTTGCTGTCCAACAAAAAAAACGACCTCATTTAATGAGTTTAGCATCATACAAAACgtaaaatttatgaaattaattatAGAAAAGCATTGAATGCAAAAATAAAGTGTTTTTCATTAGAAATAATTACATATTAAATAATGAAGAGTATtagaaaattatcaaattttgtgatttgtagtcattaattagttattattggtgattttgatggtgtgagatttcatccaaaaatattaaattattcacTTTGCTTTTGTTGATTAAGTGccagccaaattttaataaaactgctGGCTCCGTAAACTTTCCcttaaagaattttaaaaaaattaatgtacatACAAAAAATCAGTctataaattaattactatatttatgtataaatatatgtataatttaatttatttttaatgtacatTTTATACTAATGaccaattttttatgtatatataacatgattataattttaaatataatttgatataattaactTTGTTTGACCATTTAATATGATTAAATTTTGCTTTTTTTCCTTATAAATAGAAAGTATTTTTATGGTTGATAGatatataatcattcaattcatattttttttatcgatttaaatttaaaaaaaaaaagtaattttatgataaattattaatatttttataacctaaaaatttaaaatttgattcttattatttgcaaaaaaaaatttggacAAGTGGTTTCATAATCGTAATTAACTTAATAAATCTTTAATTGTAAGTCTTGTTAGGAggataattagttaatttttgttaacaattaataaattttattagaaacaGAAAAAAGCTTCGTTTCTCTCTCAaccattaataattatattaatttagtactattcttaacaaaaaagaaagagaaaaaatttcAGAAGGATTAAATATTCATTTTGAAATTTGTATTTAATctagtaaaatttaaaagatgcaTATTTTAATTCCTACTTTTAGTTTGTTCTATTAGGCTGCATTTGTTTTTAGGGACATGACACTAAGACGGAGATATAGtgacacaaaatcgtgtttgataaaagagacatggacagagacattGTATCTAGAAATAGTATATTTTGTATCCATCATGACAGAAAGAATATAAAGACACTAACAAGggatacaacttatttttttcattattcttgttaattttttataattatatttttttattattatatttttcttttcaaaatttttaaattaaaaaaatgagaataaattgaatttttataatttgttctagtttatcaccaaatagaatacaagaatacaaaattttgtgtttctgtcCTTTGTTACTTGTTCTCAGTGTTttgtcttatctttttcttagaaACAAACGCAGGCTTACTTACTAATGTGATAAATTAAATGCTAATAATGTATGACGTGTAACACTTaattaaataaactaataacaaagattaaaataaatatttttaaaatttactgGATACCAAAacttttagagaaaaaaatttataacaactaaaatttaaaaaaaatgtgtcaAAATATATCACTAAACACTAGTTAATTTTAGGAGTTTGGATTGAATTTTCAAAAGGAGTATTTATTTTTTCCCTCTTGTTTAAGAggacttttttttattagaaaacatAATTTTGTATTTGAATAGAAAATACAATATTGTATTTGatagatattaattaattaatatatttattatttttactttttaaaagagTAAGATATTTCTCacataaaataaaagagatttttttctttcattacaagattaatatttatttatttgagagaatattttgtttaaaatttttaaaaacctccacaatatattttatttatgacaATTTAAAAAATCTTCACTAATTAAATTTTGGAACAAAACTTAATTTttccaatttttcaaaatgtGAGACGCGGTTAGATGAGAGAAAACTTTAAGTTTTCTACTGTCATTTTCGTTGTCATTCTCGCTGTCATTTCTGCTGCTGGCACTGTCAATACTGTCGTGTCCGTTGTGGTAGAGAGTTTTTGGATCGAGCCACCTCTTATATTAACGCATTTTTAGATCTGTTCTTCTATACTGTTGTTGCTGTCACAGTAGAATTTTCGCCGCCGTTGTTGCTGTCGCCGTTTCCGTCACCACTGCCATTGTTGTTGCTGCCGTCGTTTCTACCGCCGTTGTCGTGGTAGAACGCTTCTGAATCGAGCCACCTCCTCTGTTAACACGTTTTCAGATTTGTTTGCTTCCAAACTTCTTCGACacaactttctctctcttcatattTCTCTTTTGAGCTGCCGCTGATACTTTTTCTTTGCTATTAATTTGTTGATATCTCTTCTCTATTaataaatgttattttattttaaaaaattttatttgtctctttacatttttttgtatttttattattttgaatttgattatttGTTATGATCATGATTCTCTATTTCTCTTTCTAATTATGAattataattacttaattaattaattattctctTGTCTTATTAATTGACATTTTGATTGttcttaaatatataaattaattttctattttttagagTATATTGGTCTTTACGAATTACAATATATACTATATACTATACTGCTACTCTTTGATTTCAATTCTTAATATGTTAATTTCTATATTttcatttataatatataatatatagaacaCTATTTGTATAATCAGAGTATACTCTTCTTATATAAGCTCTGATTTATTGTGTGTTTTTTCGTTTATTCTATGCAGTACTAATTTTGaatgggaaagtatgaggagtcaatgaaatatttatacaatgtgtacaatggaggtttatggagtattagagatataattattagtgttacatttttctATCAGTTGAAGCTTTTGGGATGGATGGTAttatgacatggtattaaagcGCTAGAtttgaaaggtcaagagttcgattcttggtgaacccaaaaaattaaattaatttttcgagaagatgtttattatcccttgtACTCGAATGGTTATTCTAAATAGTCCATTTTGAATTATTACTTCAAGAACATTATATTTGAACAGATTGTGGTTCTGTGTCTGTCATGGTATACGGTGATCATGACAAATCAGCCCTGATCACTTATCCGGATTTAGCGCTAAATTATCCAATTCTCTTGTTTCAAAGTCTGATTGGTATTGAAGAAATAACATGcatcttttattcttaaagacAGGAAAATAATCTtacaataattaaaagaaaatatattaattaGAGATAGAGATATAGCAAAGTTTCCATTCCAGCAGCTTTAATTCATGAGAATTGTTCATTCATTTCAGTACTCGGATTTAAGTTTCTTGAATGGAACTATCACAGCCCTTTATGATTATCATTACTAGTATTTCCGGCGGCATTGCCCTGATTAGGCAATAATAACTCATAGAAATCATCATCAGTTCCAACAGCGAGGTCACCAAAATTGTCAAGATCACCAAAATCCACTAAATCATCGAAATCTCCAAACCCAACTAATTCTTCATTATTAGCTTCAGCCGGTGGAACCACCAACACGTTCTCATCACCAGCAGGAAACAGAACCGACCTGCAACTCTCATCTTCAAAGAACAATCCTCCAAAAAAATCATCATCTGGTTCATCATTAGGAACAACATCTTCTAAATTCTTCTGTAATTACTCTGCATTAAATAACAGTTCATCTTGCACACTGTTGTCAACTTCACAAGAAATAATCAGTGGCTGCACTGCCACTGCTGATGGCGGTGCCGGGGTGGCTGCGACGAAATTGACACTTCAGAGCGGCGGGTTTTTATTATGCTGTTTCTAATTAACAGCCTTCAACTTGTCGTCAACATAGGTGAGAAAACGGTCCAACTCATCATCCCTAAAATCAGTTACATGCCAATGTTCTAGGGGTGTGAATGAGTCGAGTAACACCCAATCCTAAACCCAATCCTAAATCCGACGAAATCTATATACTTTCCGGCCACGATTATTCTGGATAAAAACCGGGTAAAAACTGTTATATTACCTTGATAATTTCTTATAAGCTAACATGTGAAAATATTCAAAATTGTAAGACtctaaccattatttgacatggtaaaattcacttagaaaaatatagtaagaaccaactcttctctaaaattaaagcataatcataatcaatactaatattgtctaataacaccaaatatttaaatcaatacaaataaaacaatattatgcattagtctaaagtcttatgcattttaaacataaaacattaatttatagtcttataataactaataacacaaaatattaaagtttacaataCTTACATTTCACATCAGAATAATCATCATCTATCactataatacaaaatattaattgtgtatgatgaccgagtCACCGAATTGAGTTCGGGTGATCCGAGCCATAGTTCAGactcgacccgaaataatgacagGTCTATTTTTTAAACCCTTACTCAACTTTAGATCCGataaaatcacactaaattagctCCTAGAATATTCGAGATTGTACCAATCTTCAAACTGGACCGAACTATGCACAGACCTACTATGTTCGTTATAGATTTAATGCATGAAGATGGCCATCTCTTTCTAATCGTGAAGTTTCTTGAGCTTCTCAAGTTGCTTCTCCATCCAAATCACCTTCTGTTGCCTGTACTCTTAATGAGTTACCATTTTGCTCAACCGCTCCGGCTCTGGAATCTCCTCGAACTTCTCCACAATCACTTTAGCCTCCTCCACCGACGGTCACACCATAGGACTCTTGTCCCCTGAACATGTTAGTTTATCTAACACATAATCATTTATGTGTCAATATTGTTATTTGTTTTAGGCCTTTGGTGAACAataatttacatttatatttataaaaattttatcggaaattattttttgtatggaGGAAGAGATGGTGAATTGGCAGAATATTGGCCAAGGAGGGAAATTACCGGAGGGTGGAGCTCACCCTCAACACGCCGGGGGCGTGGTGGCGCAGCAGGAGTGGCAGGTGGCAGCACGCCAGGGGCGTGGTGGCTGAGGTGGATAGCCCAGGTGGCAGCACGCCGGGGGCGTGGTGGCTGAGCTGGCAGCACGCCAGGGGCGTGGTGACTCATCACGCCGGGGGCGTGGTACGTCAGCGCTGTCAGCGTCGCGGAGTCCCAATGCAACCACGCGGGGGGCGTGTTGCGTCCTGTCTGCATGCAGGAGACAGCCCCCCACCCCGGGAACCAGCGGTAGCAgtccatgtatatatatatatgcatgcaggAGGGGCTTCTTCCTTCATAAAATCAAAGCTGAAAGTGAAAGAGGGGAAATCAAACCTGAAAGTGAGAGAGGGGAAGTGTTACACGGGAGAAGGAGAGAAAGAAGTGAGTTTAGTTGTATTAGTAAGGAGGGTATAGTAACTAGTAGTGAATAGTAGTGAGTTAAGTTTATGTGTGGAAATAATAAGAGTATTAGTTTAGAGGATTAGAAAAAAAATGGTACGTAATTATCTAGCCCCTGAAGAACATATTATCAACTATCTCGATCATCCCATTTATGtaagtaaataaatttttttttatgtatttaaattaaattattttattttttatgtatttttttatgatacatatatattttggtgctaaaaatattattctgtatatttttaaatattttaagaatataaaatttttttctataaaataataataataataataataataataataataataatatatttagtaactaaattatattatactgtattattattaaagaatttagtaagtaaatattataataaattaaatatgtaaaatgtataaaaaataataatatattataacaGTATGAATTATTATCGTAaagtataatatatatttattattatattgtttataatattattatatgatatgattataatattatattatttataatattattatgttatttataatattattatttttttatgatatatattatttattatattatgtagaatacatatatatattattatataattgttaccgtataatatatattattataatattataagcattattatttaattaatgtaaCATGTAATTTTGTTAATGCAGCCTAACAGGAATTTGTTGGTGCGTAAACTGGATCCACCACAGACGTGGAATCCGATTGTGGAGAACCACTTGCGCGCCACGGGATTCTACCACGTCTCCAGAATTGGAGTCATAAGAGGATTTCACCCCATGTTAGCTGCTCTGGTTGAAAGGTGGAGGCCTGAAACCCATAGCTTTGTATTGCCAATCGGTGAGGTTACAGTGACATTAGAGGACGTTGCTCATATATTCGGGCTACCCATTGATGGAGAGCCTGTCAGTGGATGGACAGATAGTAGCAGCGAGTTTGTTCAAAATCAGGGCATAGCAATATTCGGTCGTGAGCCATCAGTCAGTCATAATGCGAAGTCCTATATAAAGTTGGCTTGGGTTCGACGTATTAGAGATGCAGAGCCGTTGAATACTGAGGAGTCCATCAGGAGATACGTCAGATGTCATATATTCTGTTTGTTAGGGTCGACCCTATTCACGGACAAGTCGACCGCATAAGCACATGCGAAGTATTTACCATTGCTTCGCGATTTCGAGCAGATCCATACTTACAGTTGGGGGTCAGCTTGTCTCGCTCATCTTTACAGAGCACTATGCCGTGCTTCACGATATGATACTAAGGAGATGGATGGCCCTCTGAATCTATTGTTTGTTTGGGCATGGGAGCGAATGCCGTTTCTTGCTCCCGTACCGAGACAAACCCTTCCACCCGCCCAGATACCAGTTGCCATGAGGTAATAAGTCTTATTTTAGTCTTGTGTTATATTCATGATGCATGTTTGACATATgctgttttatttaaattttttc
Coding sequences within it:
- the LOC140184812 gene encoding serine/threonine-protein phosphatase 7 long form homolog; the protein is MVRNYLAPEEHIINYLDHPIYPNRNLLVRKLDPPQTWNPIVENHLRATGFYHVSRIGVIRGFHPMLAALVERWRPETHSFVLPIGEVTVTLEDVAHIFGLPIDGEPVSGWTDSSSEFVQNQGIAIFGREPSVSHNAKSYIKLAWVRRIRDAEPLNTEESIRRYIHTYSWGSACLAHLYRALCRASRYDTKEMDGPLNLLFVWAWERMPFLAPVPRQTLPPAQIPVAMRWSHSKRTTAWLSKTVETFRHDIDYMEEFEWRPYHGLIVPDELYPHLEVCDIVAPLLSFECVEWHPADRVMRQYGYAQPPPGAVRDIPVDQHCVVLRGV